From a single Mus musculus strain C57BL/6J chromosome 12, GRCm38.p6 C57BL/6J genomic region:
- the Serpina1f gene encoding alpha-1-antitrypsin 1-6 isoform 1 precursor (isoform 1 precursor is encoded by transcript variant 1) — MTTPFSSHGLLLLVGLCCLLLITKTKHEKLYEDPSIDPFQCRKVALTICNVSITLFKKMAQLSGNGNILFSPIRVIAAISMLSLGSNGNLSKHILETLRFNKTGLPEAEIHKCFWYLLHSIHQTEEPSSLQTGSSVFIHQDLTSVDKFVKGVKDLYHSDMISINFTDSSQAKTQINNYVMEKSQKEIVNIVKNLESDTFLAVVNYIIWNAKLDSNFGCRSVKVKDYHLGYGMTIKVPMIHNMAMHYLFRVEDLSSTVLMLTLLTGNFATYFIIPDPGKMQKVEQSLTYPHFRRMRRQLLTRLVDLEIPELSLSETHDLESMMSLLGITYVFNSGTNSSDMNDTLQKSFKVVSKAVLTIDEKGSKPSTNSCFKKLGSTDMGRMQLNRPFLIFIQDHTNDVPLFLGRVVNPQN; from the exons ATGACAACACCCTTTTCCTCCCATGGACTCCTCCTGCTAGTGGGCTTGTGCTGTCTGCTTCTCATAACCAAGACTAAACATGAAAAACTCTATGAAGACCCAAGCATTGATCCCTTCCAGTGCCGGAAGGTGGCTCTTACCATCTGCAATGTCTCCATCACCTTGTTCAAAAAGATGGCCCAACTGTcaggaaatggaaatattttattcTCCCCGATTAGAGTCATTGCTGCCATTTCAATGCTGTCCCTGGGATCCAATGGCAACTTAAGCAAACACATCCTGGAGACTCTAAGGTTCAACAAAACAGGCTTGCCTGAAGCGGAGATCCACAAGTGTTTCTGGTATCTGCTCCATTCCATCCACCAGACTGAAGAGCCATCATCACTACAAACTGGTAGCAGCGTGTTCATCCACCAGGACCTGACATCAGTAGACAAATTTGTGAAAGGAGTCAAGGACCTATACCATTCTGACATGATCTCCATCAACTTTACAGACAGCAGTCAGGCCAAGACACAGATCAACAATTACGTGATGGAGAAAAGCCAGAAGGAAATAGTGAACATTGTCAAGAACCTGGAGAGTGATACATTCCTGGCTGTGGTGAACTACATTATCTGGAATG CCAAACTTGACAGCAACTTTGGCTGCCGGTCCGTCAAAGTGAAGGACTACCACTTAGGATACGGCATGACAATCAAGGTACCGATGATCCATAACATGGCCATGCATTACTTGTTCCGAGTCGAGGATCTGTCTAGCACGGTGCTGATGCTTACTCTGCTCACAGGCAACTTCGCAACCTACTTCATCATACCCGATCCAGGGAAGATGCAGAAGGTGGAACAGAGCCTAACCTACCCACACTTCCGCCGGATGAGACGACAATTATTGACAAG GTTGGTTGATTTAGAGATACCAGAACTCTCATTGTCTGAGACCCATGACTTGGAGTCAATGATGAGTCTACTAGGAATCACCTATGTTTTCAACAGTGGCACCAATAGCTCTGACATGAATGACACACTTCAGAAGTCCTTCAAG GTGGTAAGTAAGGCTGTGCTGACCATCGATGAAAAGGGGTCAAAGCCTAGTACAAACTCATGCTTTAAAAAGCTCGGATCGACTGATATGGGCCGGATGCAGCTCAACAGACCTTTCCTCATCTTCATCCAGGATCACACAAATGATGTCCCCCTCTTTTTAGGCAGAGTGGTAAATCCCCAGAACTAA
- the Serpina1f gene encoding alpha-1-antitrypsin 1-6 isoform 2 precursor (isoform 2 precursor is encoded by transcript variant 2), translated as MTTPFSSHGLLLLVGLCCLLLITKTKHEKLYEDPSIDPFQCRKVALTICNVSITLFKKMAQLSGNGNILFSPIRVIAAISMLSLGSNGNLSKHILETLRFNKTGLPEAEIHKCFWYLLHSIHQTEEPSSLQTGSSVFIHQDLTSVDKFVKGVKDLYHSDMISINFTDSSQAKTQINNYVMEKSQKEIVNIVKNLESDTFLAVVNYIIWNGNFATYFIIPDPGKMQKVEQSLTYPHFRRMRRQLLTRLVDLEIPELSLSETHDLESMMSLLGITYVFNSGTNSSDMNDTLQKSFKVVSKAVLTIDEKGSKPSTNSCFKKLGSTDMGRMQLNRPFLIFIQDHTNDVPLFLGRVVNPQN; from the exons ATGACAACACCCTTTTCCTCCCATGGACTCCTCCTGCTAGTGGGCTTGTGCTGTCTGCTTCTCATAACCAAGACTAAACATGAAAAACTCTATGAAGACCCAAGCATTGATCCCTTCCAGTGCCGGAAGGTGGCTCTTACCATCTGCAATGTCTCCATCACCTTGTTCAAAAAGATGGCCCAACTGTcaggaaatggaaatattttattcTCCCCGATTAGAGTCATTGCTGCCATTTCAATGCTGTCCCTGGGATCCAATGGCAACTTAAGCAAACACATCCTGGAGACTCTAAGGTTCAACAAAACAGGCTTGCCTGAAGCGGAGATCCACAAGTGTTTCTGGTATCTGCTCCATTCCATCCACCAGACTGAAGAGCCATCATCACTACAAACTGGTAGCAGCGTGTTCATCCACCAGGACCTGACATCAGTAGACAAATTTGTGAAAGGAGTCAAGGACCTATACCATTCTGACATGATCTCCATCAACTTTACAGACAGCAGTCAGGCCAAGACACAGATCAACAATTACGTGATGGAGAAAAGCCAGAAGGAAATAGTGAACATTGTCAAGAACCTGGAGAGTGATACATTCCTGGCTGTGGTGAACTACATTATCTGGAATG GCAACTTCGCAACCTACTTCATCATACCCGATCCAGGGAAGATGCAGAAGGTGGAACAGAGCCTAACCTACCCACACTTCCGCCGGATGAGACGACAATTATTGACAAG GTTGGTTGATTTAGAGATACCAGAACTCTCATTGTCTGAGACCCATGACTTGGAGTCAATGATGAGTCTACTAGGAATCACCTATGTTTTCAACAGTGGCACCAATAGCTCTGACATGAATGACACACTTCAGAAGTCCTTCAAG GTGGTAAGTAAGGCTGTGCTGACCATCGATGAAAAGGGGTCAAAGCCTAGTACAAACTCATGCTTTAAAAAGCTCGGATCGACTGATATGGGCCGGATGCAGCTCAACAGACCTTTCCTCATCTTCATCCAGGATCACACAAATGATGTCCCCCTCTTTTTAGGCAGAGTGGTAAATCCCCAGAACTAA